A genome region from Labilibaculum antarcticum includes the following:
- a CDS encoding methylglyoxal synthase: MKTIALVAHNEKKSVMLAWVKRHRDELKKHKLIGTTNTSELLNSVLDLEVKGFGHGPNGGDILLAAQILEGKVDEVIFLIDAETPHGHEHDIQTLIRTCVINNVPMALNEATADYLVKLNISETK; the protein is encoded by the coding sequence ATGAAGACAATCGCTTTGGTTGCTCACAATGAAAAGAAGAGTGTAATGCTTGCTTGGGTTAAAAGACATAGAGATGAGCTAAAAAAACACAAGTTAATTGGTACTACGAATACATCAGAATTACTTAATTCAGTTTTAGATCTTGAAGTTAAAGGTTTTGGTCATGGTCCTAATGGTGGTGATATTCTTCTAGCTGCTCAAATATTGGAAGGAAAAGTAGACGAAGTAATCTTTTTAATTGATGCTGAAACACCACACGGTCATGAACATGATATTCAAACTTTAATAAGAACATGTGTGATAAATAATGTTCCAATGGCACTAAATGAAGCTACTGCGGATTATCTGGTAAAGCTGAACATATCCGAAACGAAATAA
- a CDS encoding inorganic phosphate transporter — protein MENFYLIIVVVLFALAISDLIVGVSNDAVNFLNSAFGSKAAPRWVIMTIASLGILVGATFSSGMMEVARKGIFHPDQFYFAEIMIIFIAVMLTDIILLDFYNTIGLPTSTTVSIVFELLGAAVAVAMVKIMNSSDQTMLDLGSYINSAKALAIITGILLSVVIAFLSGSLVQYISRLIFTYKFDKTFKYFGAIFGGFAITAITYFILIKGAKGSSFISKETLSWIKDNTLTIILVCFVGWTVILQALVWFVRLNILKVIVLVGTFALAMAFAGNDLVNFIGVPLAGFKSFQAFIATPGTDPYGMTMEILSDKVKTETYLLIIAGLIMTITLWFSKKARNVTETEIGLSSQNEGVEKFGSSFFARLLVRRSLSANSSFKNILPVKFQEGIQKRFEKAPAPVGIDKKDVPAFDMIRASVNLTVASILISIGTSLKLPLSTTYVTFMVAMGSSLSDRAWDRDSAVYRITGVLTVIGGWFFTAFSAFTAAFVFASLINWLGGYAIAGLLTMAIIFVVRSHVFHNRKSQNLEKMMEADDEDASIIIKGELLEQLTHAVAVVTIKIPKVYAKIVNGLAFEERDTLKESLKKVRKLDKEAKSLKDQVPLVVQKLTEDSISTGPFYVQLIDYLREIAHSINFIAEPVFEYVDNNHKSLVPEQIEELNTIHAKLEDFFKTINRLLKDNNYELDQIERAFSKQEDLLKSLRKYRKEQIRRIKAEKVGTRNSVLYLGIINETKNLVLYSGNLLKASRDFTTMNGEETYEDI, from the coding sequence ATGGAGAACTTTTATTTAATTATTGTAGTAGTGCTTTTCGCGCTGGCTATTTCTGACCTTATTGTTGGGGTTAGTAATGATGCCGTGAATTTCCTAAACTCTGCATTTGGTTCTAAGGCAGCCCCACGTTGGGTGATTATGACAATTGCCAGTCTTGGAATTTTGGTTGGAGCAACCTTCTCTAGTGGAATGATGGAAGTAGCCCGTAAAGGGATATTTCACCCTGATCAATTCTACTTTGCAGAAATCATGATTATTTTTATTGCAGTTATGCTGACAGATATTATTCTGTTGGATTTCTACAATACCATTGGTTTGCCAACATCAACAACCGTATCGATTGTATTCGAATTACTAGGTGCTGCTGTGGCTGTGGCTATGGTGAAAATCATGAACTCTTCCGATCAAACAATGCTTGATTTGGGAAGTTACATCAATTCTGCTAAGGCGTTAGCGATTATTACGGGTATTCTGCTGAGTGTTGTAATAGCATTCTTATCCGGATCTCTCGTACAGTATATTAGTCGCCTGATTTTCACTTATAAGTTTGATAAAACTTTCAAGTATTTCGGAGCCATTTTTGGTGGATTTGCAATTACTGCAATTACCTATTTCATTTTAATTAAAGGAGCGAAAGGTTCTTCTTTTATCTCGAAAGAAACTCTTAGCTGGATCAAAGACAATACATTAACCATTATTCTGGTTTGTTTTGTAGGATGGACTGTAATTCTGCAAGCTTTGGTGTGGTTTGTTCGTTTAAACATTTTAAAAGTAATTGTTCTGGTAGGAACCTTTGCTTTGGCAATGGCTTTTGCGGGTAACGATTTAGTAAACTTTATTGGTGTTCCTTTGGCGGGATTTAAATCTTTCCAGGCATTTATAGCTACTCCGGGAACGGATCCTTATGGAATGACGATGGAGATACTAAGCGACAAAGTAAAAACAGAAACCTACTTGCTGATCATTGCTGGTTTAATAATGACAATTACGTTGTGGTTTTCTAAAAAAGCCCGAAATGTTACCGAAACAGAAATCGGATTGAGTAGTCAAAATGAAGGAGTGGAAAAATTTGGATCTTCATTTTTTGCCCGTCTTTTGGTTCGACGTTCTTTGTCTGCAAATAGTAGCTTTAAAAATATTTTACCTGTTAAGTTTCAAGAAGGTATTCAGAAACGATTTGAGAAGGCTCCTGCTCCTGTTGGAATAGATAAAAAAGATGTACCTGCTTTCGATATGATTCGTGCTTCGGTAAATCTTACGGTAGCAAGTATCTTAATTTCTATTGGAACCTCATTAAAATTACCATTGTCAACCACTTATGTAACTTTCATGGTAGCTATGGGATCCTCACTTTCAGATAGAGCTTGGGATAGAGATTCAGCCGTATATCGTATTACTGGAGTACTTACCGTAATTGGAGGTTGGTTTTTCACAGCCTTTAGTGCTTTTACCGCAGCATTTGTATTCGCTAGTTTAATTAACTGGTTAGGAGGATATGCAATTGCTGGGTTGTTGACTATGGCTATCATTTTTGTTGTACGTTCTCACGTATTTCATAATCGCAAATCTCAAAATCTGGAAAAAATGATGGAAGCTGATGATGAAGATGCTTCAATCATTATTAAAGGTGAATTACTAGAACAACTTACTCATGCAGTAGCCGTTGTGACAATTAAAATACCTAAAGTATATGCTAAAATTGTGAACGGATTGGCCTTTGAAGAACGGGATACACTAAAAGAATCTCTAAAAAAGGTAAGAAAACTCGACAAAGAAGCTAAATCATTAAAGGATCAAGTGCCTTTGGTTGTTCAAAAATTAACCGAAGACAGTATCTCAACGGGTCCATTCTATGTACAGCTGATTGATTATCTTCGGGAAATTGCTCACTCTATTAATTTTATAGCCGAACCTGTTTTCGAATATGTGGATAACAATCACAAATCATTGGTTCCCGAGCAAATTGAAGAGTTAAATACTATTCATGCTAAGCTGGAAGATTTCTTTAAGACGATTAATCGCTTGTTAAAGGACAATAACTATGAGTTGGATCAAATCGAGCGTGCATTCTCTAAACAGGAAGATTTATTGAAATCTTTACGCAAGTATAGAAAAGAGCAAATTAGAAGAATTAAGGCTGAAAAAGTAGGAACCAGAAATTCTGTTCTATATTTAGGTATCATTAATGAAACTAAGAACCTTGTGCTTTACTCAGGTAATCTTCTGAAGGCATCACGAGATTTCACCACAATGAACGGTGAAGAGACATATGAAGACATCTAG
- the rpoN gene encoding RNA polymerase factor sigma-54: protein MLKQSLQQKLLQKLSPQQIQVIKLLELPTLQLEERIKKELEENPVLEEGSNEEEYQEENYSDETPEKDKDKDEFSLEDYMNDEDTPSYKLSAQNYSADDKHEEIPFSGGTTFHELLISQLGLRILSPEKHALTEYLIGNIDEDGYLRREIESIVDDLAFSMGVETSYEELVELLRVIQDFDPAGVGARDLQECLLLQIERKGKFNPDVKLAQLILKKNFEEFTKKHYDKIQKRVGATDEDFKCAVDEILKLNPKPGSTFSNPLDKASPTIIPDFILEEEDGDLLLSLNSRNVPELHISRSYSEMIEDYSGNKKNQSKENKDAVMFVKQKLDSAKWFIDAIRQRQNTLLQSMNAIIQYQREYFIEGDERKLRPMILKDIAEITNLDISTISRVSNSKYIQTHFGIFSLKYFFSEGLQTDSGEEVSTREIKKILQECIDKEDKKKPLTDDKLAVILKEKSYLIARRTVAKYREQLNIPVARLRKEL from the coding sequence ATGCTAAAGCAGAGTTTACAGCAAAAATTACTACAAAAATTATCACCGCAACAAATACAGGTGATAAAATTGTTGGAGCTTCCAACTTTGCAACTCGAAGAGCGAATTAAAAAGGAGTTGGAAGAGAATCCTGTTTTAGAAGAAGGAAGCAATGAAGAGGAATATCAAGAGGAAAATTACTCGGATGAGACTCCTGAAAAGGACAAAGATAAAGATGAATTTTCCTTGGAAGATTATATGAATGATGAAGACACTCCATCTTATAAACTTTCGGCACAAAATTATTCCGCAGACGATAAACATGAAGAAATTCCTTTTTCGGGAGGAACTACTTTTCATGAATTACTGATATCACAATTAGGCTTACGTATTCTAAGTCCGGAGAAGCATGCTTTAACTGAGTATTTGATTGGGAATATTGATGAAGATGGATATCTGCGAAGAGAAATTGAAAGTATTGTAGATGATTTGGCATTCTCTATGGGAGTCGAGACTTCCTATGAGGAATTAGTGGAATTGTTGCGCGTGATCCAGGATTTTGATCCTGCAGGAGTTGGTGCTCGTGATTTGCAAGAGTGTTTGCTGCTACAAATTGAACGCAAAGGAAAATTTAATCCGGATGTTAAATTAGCTCAGTTGATTCTGAAAAAGAATTTTGAAGAGTTCACCAAAAAGCATTACGATAAAATTCAGAAAAGAGTGGGTGCTACTGATGAAGATTTTAAATGTGCTGTTGACGAGATTTTAAAATTAAATCCAAAGCCGGGTAGCACATTTAGTAACCCTTTAGATAAAGCTTCGCCTACTATTATTCCGGATTTTATTCTGGAAGAAGAAGACGGTGATTTACTATTGAGTTTGAATTCCCGAAATGTTCCCGAATTGCATATTAGTAGATCATATTCTGAAATGATCGAGGATTATTCCGGCAATAAAAAAAATCAGTCGAAAGAGAATAAGGATGCCGTTATGTTTGTGAAGCAAAAGCTTGATTCGGCAAAATGGTTTATTGATGCGATCAGACAAAGACAAAATACTTTGCTGCAAAGTATGAATGCAATTATTCAGTATCAGCGTGAATATTTCATCGAAGGGGACGAGCGTAAGTTGCGCCCAATGATTCTGAAAGATATTGCTGAGATCACCAATCTAGATATTTCGACCATTTCAAGAGTATCAAATTCAAAATACATACAGACTCATTTTGGTATATTTTCTTTGAAGTATTTCTTTTCAGAAGGTTTGCAAACCGATTCGGGAGAAGAGGTATCAACACGGGAAATTAAAAAGATATTACAAGAGTGTATTGATAAGGAGGATAAGAAAAAACCACTGACAGATGATAAGTTAGCTGTTATCTTGAAAGAAAAATCGTACTTGATTGCTCGAAGAACTGTGGCAAAGTACAGGGAACAACTTAATATTCCTGTGGCCAGATTAAGAAAAGAATTATAA
- a CDS encoding SPOR domain-containing protein, with the protein MVKFNFFLILVFLLFSGCKDKKTVTPVEKGNIAEQTVKKSVPELTPAPEKPEPKLTTEQIAESRNSFDYHIVAASYNNITQANNFKNRLYKKGYPSLVLEQKGKFRVVMQSFNKKETALKELIRLRKLNKTPDLWLLHQ; encoded by the coding sequence ATGGTAAAATTTAACTTCTTTTTAATTCTTGTATTTCTTCTTTTTTCCGGATGTAAAGATAAAAAAACAGTAACTCCGGTTGAAAAGGGTAATATTGCTGAACAGACAGTAAAAAAATCGGTTCCAGAATTAACACCAGCACCGGAAAAACCAGAACCAAAACTGACAACCGAACAAATTGCAGAAAGTAGAAATTCATTTGATTATCACATTGTAGCCGCTAGTTACAATAATATAACTCAAGCGAACAATTTTAAGAATAGATTGTACAAGAAAGGATATCCAAGTCTTGTTCTGGAACAAAAAGGAAAGTTCCGGGTTGTAATGCAGTCATTCAATAAAAAAGAAACTGCACTAAAAGAATTGATTCGATTACGAAAATTGAATAAAACACCTGATTTATGGTTGTTGCATCAGTAA
- a CDS encoding SIR2 family NAD-dependent protein deacylase, producing MKKLVVLSGAGMSAESGILTFRDMGGFWKQYDVMEVASPTAWEKNPNLVHQFYNERRKQLFDCLPNKGHLLIAELEKYFELKIVSQNVDDLHERAGSSNVLHLHGELKKARSTCDPELIYELDHWELTLNDTCEKGSPLRPHIVWFGESVPAISEAASIVSEADVFLIIGTSLNVYPAAGLIDYIPDETPVYVIDPNQPALHSSKNITYIREKASVGMEKLFELLTLKNVVL from the coding sequence ATGAAAAAGTTGGTTGTTTTAAGTGGAGCTGGCATGAGTGCTGAAAGTGGTATCCTAACTTTTCGGGATATGGGCGGCTTTTGGAAGCAATACGATGTTATGGAAGTTGCGAGCCCTACTGCATGGGAAAAAAATCCTAATTTAGTGCACCAATTTTACAACGAACGCCGTAAACAGTTGTTTGATTGTTTACCGAACAAAGGTCATTTGCTTATTGCTGAACTGGAAAAATACTTTGAGCTTAAAATTGTAAGTCAAAATGTTGATGACTTGCACGAACGTGCGGGCAGTTCAAATGTATTGCATTTGCATGGTGAATTAAAAAAAGCACGTAGCACATGTGATCCTGAATTAATTTATGAATTGGATCATTGGGAACTCACATTAAATGATACCTGTGAAAAAGGTTCCCCATTAAGGCCTCACATTGTGTGGTTTGGTGAAAGTGTTCCAGCTATTAGCGAAGCTGCATCTATTGTATCTGAAGCCGATGTGTTCCTGATTATAGGTACATCATTAAATGTGTATCCGGCTGCCGGTTTAATCGATTATATTCCTGATGAAACTCCTGTTTATGTCATTGATCCTAATCAGCCAGCATTGCACTCAAGCAAAAATATTACTTATATTAGAGAAAAAGCAAGTGTTGGAATGGAAAAACTATTCGAACTTCTTACATTAAAAAACGTTGTGTTATGA
- a CDS encoding phosphatase PAP2 family protein, which translates to MNFSRIISGVAHPMLMPLISVFVIFHSGTYLDFTPHQLVRVIYMIVAISTILLPISILPLLKNQNLISDIGLEKRQERLLPLVLTIIFYFLGYYMLLKFPITKIIAHLQLAAIISIFIVTLISLKWKISLHMAGIGGFLGMLIAFTILYSSSLKFVFMIGIIFAGLIGYSRLKLNLHTPSQVYAGFIVGLVTICSCLLLMQI; encoded by the coding sequence ATGAATTTTTCTCGAATAATATCAGGGGTAGCGCATCCAATGCTAATGCCACTAATTTCAGTATTTGTAATATTTCACTCAGGAACCTACCTCGACTTTACACCCCATCAGTTGGTACGCGTAATTTATATGATTGTGGCAATTTCGACCATATTACTACCCATTAGTATTTTGCCTTTACTGAAGAACCAGAATCTAATTTCTGATATTGGATTGGAAAAACGCCAGGAGAGACTCCTTCCCTTGGTTTTAACAATTATATTCTACTTTTTGGGCTATTACATGTTGCTTAAATTTCCAATTACCAAAATAATTGCTCACCTGCAACTCGCAGCAATTATCTCCATATTTATTGTTACTCTTATCTCACTAAAGTGGAAAATTAGTTTGCACATGGCAGGTATTGGTGGTTTTTTGGGAATGCTAATAGCATTTACAATTCTTTACTCCAGTTCTTTAAAATTCGTATTTATGATAGGAATTATTTTTGCTGGCTTAATTGGCTATTCCCGATTAAAATTAAACCTGCATACTCCATCTCAGGTTTACGCAGGTTTTATTGTGGGTTTAGTAACAATTTGTTCATGTTTGTTGCTGATGCAAATTTAA
- a CDS encoding SPOR domain-containing protein, with product MRRYIKIVFIVSLILSVGVSSCKDEAITPVKKEVTEKVKPKKETAKPKPKAETVAKKKLEPVVEQVPNKYFLIVASFQNIGYADRLQQKLTKEGYNSEVFDAANGFHRVSYKAFSDRNSAFQELKSERASEKTKEHWLYIKR from the coding sequence ATGAGAAGATATATTAAAATTGTATTTATTGTTTCACTTATTCTTTCGGTTGGAGTATCGTCGTGTAAAGATGAAGCAATAACTCCTGTAAAAAAAGAAGTAACTGAAAAAGTGAAACCCAAGAAAGAGACTGCAAAGCCTAAACCAAAGGCAGAAACTGTTGCAAAGAAGAAACTAGAACCAGTGGTTGAACAGGTACCCAACAAATATTTCTTAATTGTAGCTAGCTTTCAAAATATAGGCTATGCCGATCGCTTACAGCAGAAATTAACTAAAGAGGGTTATAACTCTGAAGTATTTGATGCCGCAAATGGGTTTCACAGAGTTTCTTACAAAGCTTTTTCAGATCGAAATAGTGCTTTTCAAGAACTAAAATCAGAAAGAGCATCTGAAAAGACTAAAGAACATTGGCTTTATATTAAACGATGA